The following coding sequences are from one Gossypium raimondii isolate GPD5lz chromosome 4, ASM2569854v1, whole genome shotgun sequence window:
- the LOC105779675 gene encoding uncharacterized protein LOC105779675 has product MAQPSKEPCKKEACDIQTCLSKNNFLPKRCQKVIELLQSCCEKCNYESTHCASVSALLKQIAK; this is encoded by the exons atGGCACAGCCAAGCAAAGAGCCTTGCAAGAAAGAAGCTTGCGATATTCAAACTTGTCTTTCGAAGAACAACTTCCTCCCTAAAAG GTGCCAAAAAGTAATTGAGCTGCTCCAATCTTGCTGTGAGAAATGCAACTATGAATCCACTCATTGTGCTTCAGTGTCTGCTCTCCTAAAGCAAATAGCCAAATGA